A region from the Lolium perenne isolate Kyuss_39 chromosome 4, Kyuss_2.0, whole genome shotgun sequence genome encodes:
- the LOC127348802 gene encoding putative invertase inhibitor, translated as MAPSTSSTSEMSVVAVLLLFFPVAPALSPSAQIILAACKTVGGGSTYFDVQFCEEALGSVAGSVHSLNYQDLGGLAVGLLANNATSTRDKISRLLRGGGGGGGDVKLKPENDAAVGWCLQSCWSLYGGIVEDGSASSTAIKAGKLDEATAILEKAADAAKKCEDGFGKGSVASPLTREDDDAYKLAKLGVALLRFASEARNNH; from the coding sequence ATGGCTCCCTCAACCTCCTCTACCAGCGAGATGAGCGTGGTGGCTGTCCTCCTGCTGTTCTTCCCCGTTGCGCCTGCACTTTCGCCGTCAGCCCAGATTATACTGGCCGCGTGCAAGACCGTCGGAGGCGGGAGCACGTACTTCGACGTCCAGTTCTGCGAAGAGGCCCTTGGCTCCGTTGCCGGCTCCGTCCACTCCCTCAACTACCAGGACCTCGGCGGTCTCGCCGTGGGCCTCCTCGCAAACAACGCCACCAGCACGAGGGACAAGATCAGCCGCCTGctccggggcggcggcggcggcggcggtgacgtGAAGCTTAAGCCGGAGAACGACGCCGCCGTGGGCTGGTGTCTCCAGTCGTGCTGGTCGCTGTACGGTGGCATAGTTGAAGACGGATCTGCCTCCAGCACCGCGATCAAGGCCGGGAAGTTGGACGAGGCGACGGCGATCCTGGAGAAGGCGGCGGACGCGGCCAAGAAGTGCGAGGACGGGTTCGGGAAGGGCAGCGTGGCGTCGCCGCTGACGAGGGAGGACGACGACGCGTACAAGCTCGCAAAGCTCGGCGTCGCGTTGCTCCGTTTTGCTTCAGAGGCCCGAAATAATCATTGA